The Cucurbita pepo subsp. pepo cultivar mu-cu-16 chromosome LG05, ASM280686v2, whole genome shotgun sequence nucleotide sequence TTTGCTATCTAATCCAAAAACttctcaaatttattaattcacccctttaattttaaattttatattaaataagtccctcaattataaatatcaaccaaatttccaaatttctaataattatttagataaataaataaataatattaatagaaAAACTAGGGTGTACATTCAATCCGACAACCCGAGTTCGTGAGACAAAACCCTCAAGTGACCCGAACAACTcgatctaaataaaaataaaatatataaaatatatttaaaatcctccaatatattttatttagattaatttcttttatattattttcttattttaatttcatttatattactTTTATCTTCTTATATACCATagaatgattatttatttaatttcaagatctatttttatatttttgttacttcAATCTATTGTAAAAAATATCGGTATTTAGttgtctttaattttatgacaatgttAAACTAGGTTAATATGTTAGAATTTTCACTTCTTATTTTTTAccgaatttattattttattattctgaataattataaattaatttgtgtttgtttgcgaaattttaatatattttatattatattgtatttgaataattataaagtgagaattaataaaatttaaaaaaaaaaatattattttaatttcttttatattatttttatcttgttATATATCCTAcaaatgattatttatttaatttcataatatatccTTATATGGTTACTTCAACCTATTCTAAAACAATATGGGTATTTAGTTGTCTaattttatgacaatgttgaactatgttaatatattagaatttttaattcttattttttatcgaatttattaatattattagtgaataattataaattgatttgtatttatttgcggaattttaatatattttaggtTAGATTGTGTCCGAATAATAGCGTggattaataaaacattaaaaaaaaatcccttaACCCTAACTCAGAGAAAAACGATTTGTAAAAGTGGCTTCACTTCCCTTGGTTCCGACGGAGATGATAAAGGAGTTGGAGAGTGGTGGTTAAGAAGGAAGTGGGTGGAAACAGATTAACAATGGCCGCCGCCCTCTGAGCTTAACCTTCAGACTTCTTCCTCTCAGCTTTCTTCTTGCCCTTGCAAACGGAATGTCACTGCCATGGTGGTCCTCCGCCACTGCCCTTCCCTCTCCCCCTCATACTCGGCTGATTAATCACCATTGCAATCGTCTCCTCCACTCTTACATTCGTCTcgtaaaatcaaaatcaagccCTTCTACTTTGAAATCCACCGTTCCGAGAGCTTTATTGCTTGACGAATTCATTCAACTCAGCcacaacaaggtaatccgttgCCTTCTTCTCACTCTGTATCGATAATATCGtctgtttcttgttcttaatGGATGAATATTGTCTTCAATTTggctgtttttgttttctaggTTTTAGTTGCCGCCGGCGTGTCCGCTGCGATTGGGCAACTCGCGAAGCCTTTCActtctgttcttttttatgGCAGAGAGTTCAACTTTAGAACTGCCTTTGGAGCTGGAGGCTTCCCTTCTACTCACTCCTCTGTTAGTACCCTCTATTTGCCTTGTATGTTCTGAATTCTTTTGTTAATATAATCACCACCGTCGCTGCTGTTGTTATGCCATGTGTTTCAGGCGGTGGTCGCCGCTGCCACTATTCTCGGCGTTGAGAGGTAATCCGCTACTCAATATGCGTTTCTTTGTTGATTGGCTTTCGTTTCTAAGAAGTTATTTGCCTGTTTTTTCAGAATAAGTTTTCATGACATTACTTAGGAATATAAACGCAGGGGTCTTGCAGATTCAATTTTTGGCATAACTGTAATTTACGCGTCCCTTATTATGTATGATGCTCAGGCAAGTACGAaggctcttcttcttctttcttgtttaGCGCACGTTCTACTTGTTAATGATCTTCCCGACTCTTTTCCTGCCATTCTTCTGCGGATTAATGGGGatttttcaccattttctgTTGTGCTCTGCTAAGTAAGTTAATATGGACTTCTATGGATGAGGAACATCGATGGAAAGAGAAATTGATCTCATAATTTTACCATGTGGACTCTGATATCTTCTTTATGCTCTGTATCTTCGAATTTATCTGGAGGACATCCAATGACCAATTTTATTGGGTGAATAATGGATATAGATCctaataaaaatcaatactTATGAACAAGTGTGACGAATCGAACGAAG carries:
- the LOC111796073 gene encoding uncharacterized protein LOC111796073, with translation MSLPWWSSATALPSPPHTRLINHHCNRLLHSYIRLVKSKSSPSTLKSTVPRALLLDEFIQLSHNKVLVAAGVSAAIGQLAKPFTSVLFYGREFNFRTAFGAGGFPSTHSSAVVAAATILGVERGLADSIFGITVIYASLIMYDAQGVRREVGKHAKAINTLLQTKTPVNSSFSYKDQDLRVNSQLERSSPLLSEEGTRALTVLSPLKEEDIASSSLATDVEEGSRREGSEWKSFKESIGHTEIEVAAGALLGFTVSLITNTLM